A single window of Flavobacterium sp. 140616W15 DNA harbors:
- a CDS encoding type IX secretion system membrane protein PorP/SprF, whose product MKLSVKFIENYLLIFCGFASFFANAQQDPQYTQYMYNTMVINPAYAGSTGYLEAVLLHRSQWVGIDGAPQTQSLSVQAPLRNEKIGLGLSVVNDKLGPSNELYLDGNFSYSLALGYEKRLAFGLRAGMRMMNIDWTKGRYYDANDALLNNNINNVVKPSIGAGVYYYTDRWYVGASVPSFIRSDYYNDIQESINYDRLHYFFMGGYVFDLNRSLKFKPAVLAKVVNGAPISVDLSANFMLQEKVVLGASYRFDDSVSALAGFQISPSFYIGYSYDYTVTKLNKYNDGSHEFILRYQFNKDPRKIKSPRFF is encoded by the coding sequence ATGAAACTAAGTGTAAAATTTATAGAGAACTATCTTTTGATATTTTGCGGGTTTGCATCATTCTTTGCAAATGCACAACAAGACCCGCAATATACACAGTATATGTACAACACAATGGTCATCAATCCAGCTTATGCTGGTTCTACAGGTTATCTAGAAGCAGTATTATTGCATCGATCACAATGGGTTGGAATAGATGGTGCACCACAAACACAATCACTCTCAGTACAAGCCCCCTTGAGAAATGAAAAAATAGGGTTAGGTTTAAGCGTGGTTAATGATAAGTTAGGGCCATCAAATGAATTATACTTAGATGGTAATTTTTCATATTCATTGGCTTTAGGTTATGAAAAAAGATTAGCATTTGGATTAAGAGCAGGAATGAGAATGATGAATATTGATTGGACTAAAGGACGATATTATGATGCTAACGATGCACTATTAAATAATAATATTAATAATGTAGTAAAACCATCAATAGGAGCAGGGGTATATTATTATACAGATAGGTGGTATGTAGGCGCATCGGTTCCAAGCTTCATAAGAAGTGATTATTACAATGACATACAAGAATCAATAAACTATGATAGATTGCATTATTTTTTCATGGGAGGTTATGTATTTGATTTAAATAGAAGCTTGAAGTTCAAACCAGCAGTTTTAGCTAAAGTAGTAAACGGAGCGCCAATTTCAGTTGATCTTTCGGCTAATTTTATGCTTCAGGAAAAAGTTGTACTAGGAGCCTCTTACCGCTTTGATGATTCAGTTAGTGCATTGGCAGGATTTCAAATATCACCAAGCTTTTACATCGGATATTCATATGATTATACAGTAACCAAATTGAATAAATACAATGATGGTTCGCATGAATTTATATTGCGATATCAATTTAATAAAGATCCAAGAAAAATTAAATCTCCTAGATTCTTTTAA
- a CDS encoding OmpA family protein — MKKYYILSLLFSFVSVLAQTNLKKADALFRNYSYVDAAKAYEECLEKIKKPSVQTLKNAADSYYFISDNRNALKWYQRLYDIQGDNLPDIYYLRYIQSMKGVMDYENADNITKEYLNKKGDQKEIDKYVYQKKLLDSLSKVKSLYTISNSNINTNKSDFGATFYNDKVVFTSARDTTNFDKKLYNWNKQPFLSLYVAERNAVDGNLFNETIFIPNIMTKYHEATVTFSSDWKTMYYTTNILNKNKLVIDESRINNFQIIKGIIEDNKLVKTEKVFFDSDKYSVGHPCLSDDGKMLFFASDMPGGYGETDLYVVRIADDGTMSSPQNLGPTINTIGNDVFPFYRNGILYFSSDGHYGLGDLDIYESKLFEGLNFSVPRNLGAPINSNKDDFSFIIDSKDNYGYISSNRAQGKGDDDIYYFTKGKPICNQLISGKAINIKTKTGISDTFIMAYDVYDAVITETKTDADGNYKLEVPCSKRIKITANKPNYSGDEKYVETTKENNAELKDVNFYLSNYDDLVVKKEGVEKIDINPIFFDYDKFNINPQAATELDKVVFVMQKFPKIKIKIESHTDSRGKDAYNLKLSDERAKSTQDYILSKGIEASRIVSAIGYGETRLVNKCSNGVKCTEEEHFANRRSDFIVTEK, encoded by the coding sequence ATGAAAAAATATTATATACTTAGTCTTCTATTCAGCTTTGTATCTGTTTTAGCGCAAACAAATTTAAAAAAAGCAGATGCCTTATTTAGAAACTATTCCTATGTAGATGCAGCAAAAGCATATGAAGAGTGTTTAGAAAAAATTAAAAAGCCGTCAGTTCAAACTCTAAAAAATGCTGCGGACTCCTATTATTTTATTTCAGATAATCGAAATGCTTTAAAGTGGTATCAAAGACTATATGATATACAAGGAGATAATTTACCTGATATTTATTATCTAAGGTATATTCAGTCAATGAAAGGAGTTATGGATTATGAAAATGCTGATAACATAACCAAAGAATATTTAAATAAAAAAGGCGACCAAAAGGAAATTGATAAGTATGTTTATCAAAAGAAATTATTAGATAGTTTATCAAAAGTTAAATCACTTTATACGATATCAAATAGTAATATCAATACGAATAAGTCTGATTTTGGAGCTACTTTTTATAATGATAAAGTAGTATTTACATCAGCAAGAGATACTACTAATTTTGATAAAAAGTTATATAATTGGAACAAACAGCCATTCTTGAGCTTATATGTTGCCGAAAGGAACGCAGTTGATGGTAATTTGTTCAATGAAACAATCTTTATACCTAATATAATGACCAAATATCATGAGGCCACAGTAACATTTAGTTCCGATTGGAAAACAATGTATTATACAACCAATATTCTAAATAAAAATAAATTGGTAATAGATGAATCCAGAATAAATAATTTTCAAATTATAAAAGGAATTATAGAAGATAACAAATTAGTCAAAACTGAAAAAGTATTCTTTGATAGTGATAAGTATTCAGTTGGGCATCCATGTTTAAGTGATGATGGAAAAATGCTGTTTTTCGCTTCAGATATGCCAGGAGGTTACGGAGAGACTGATTTGTACGTAGTACGAATTGCTGATGATGGTACGATGAGTTCACCGCAAAATTTAGGACCAACAATAAATACAATAGGTAATGATGTTTTTCCTTTTTATAGAAATGGAATACTTTATTTTTCTTCAGACGGACATTATGGATTAGGTGATTTAGATATATATGAAAGTAAACTTTTTGAAGGATTGAATTTTTCAGTTCCTAGAAATTTAGGAGCTCCAATAAATAGCAATAAAGATGATTTCTCGTTTATCATAGATTCAAAAGATAATTATGGTTATATATCATCAAATCGTGCACAAGGAAAAGGAGATGATGATATTTATTATTTTACTAAAGGAAAACCTATTTGTAATCAACTCATTTCAGGAAAAGCAATAAATATAAAAACTAAAACTGGGATAAGTGATACATTTATTATGGCATATGATGTATATGATGCAGTTATAACCGAAACTAAAACAGATGCAGATGGGAATTATAAATTAGAAGTTCCATGCAGTAAGAGGATAAAAATAACAGCTAATAAACCAAATTATAGTGGAGATGAAAAATATGTTGAAACAACAAAAGAAAATAATGCGGAATTAAAAGACGTTAATTTTTATCTTAGTAATTATGATGATTTAGTAGTTAAAAAAGAAGGTGTAGAAAAAATTGATATCAATCCTATTTTCTTTGACTACGATAAGTTCAATATTAATCCACAAGCAGCAACAGAACTGGATAAAGTTGTATTTGTGATGCAAAAATTCCCTAAGATTAAAATTAAAATTGAATCACATACTGATTCCAGAGGTAAAGATGCATATAATTTGAAGCTATCAGATGAGAGAGCCAAGTCGACACAAGATTATATCCTTTCAAAAGGTATTGAAGCTTCAAGAATTGTAAGTGCTATAGGCTATGGAGAAACAAGATTAGTGAATAAATGTAGTAATGGAGTTAAGTGTACTGAAGAAGAGCATTTTGCCAATAGACGTTCAGATTTTATTGTAACAGAGAAATAA
- a CDS encoding lysoplasmalogenase family protein, with translation MKTNTPSLILYFLALTFAIIFDFLKEDFISMYAKAIVVPSIFIYYLITTNFKINIIQGLIFALCFTGEVFNLMEVDATELGSLFCFLLVYLLFLKLIFDDYRKIKLRKNDILPVAIVVIFILYLLVSVLGLQYEKVNENHFIYTLYGVVLSMLGCISFISYISKGTFLTLLLTLMTACFIFSDIFFIFNQSFDHSIVLVLIRDVTQMLAYYFMVRYFIQKRIENIRVRI, from the coding sequence ATGAAAACTAATACACCGTCATTAATTCTTTACTTTCTTGCATTAACATTTGCGATTATCTTTGATTTCTTAAAAGAAGATTTTATAAGTATGTACGCAAAGGCAATTGTGGTACCTTCGATATTTATATATTATCTTATAACGACTAATTTTAAGATAAATATAATTCAGGGACTTATTTTTGCTTTATGTTTTACAGGAGAAGTATTTAATTTAATGGAGGTTGATGCAACAGAGTTAGGTTCTCTTTTTTGTTTCTTATTAGTCTATTTGTTGTTTTTGAAGCTTATTTTTGATGATTATAGAAAAATAAAACTAAGAAAAAACGACATATTGCCAGTAGCAATAGTCGTTATTTTTATTTTATATTTATTAGTTTCAGTTTTAGGCTTACAATATGAGAAAGTAAATGAGAATCATTTTATTTATACTCTATATGGTGTTGTATTGAGTATGTTGGGATGTATTTCATTTATTAGTTATATATCTAAAGGGACTTTTTTAACTCTTTTACTAACGTTAATGACAGCCTGCTTTATCTTCTCTGATATTTTTTTTATTTTTAATCAATCTTTTGATCATTCAATAGTGTTAGTACTAATAAGAGATGTAACTCAAATGTTAGCTTATTATTTTATGGTAAGATATTTTATTCAAAAAAGAATAGAAAACATTCGAGTTAGAATTTAG
- a CDS encoding bifunctional UDP-sugar hydrolase/5'-nucleotidase, producing MKRRDFIEKTAASTALLSLGLSMSSFTSPDVKHITILHTNDVHSHIDPFPADDPRNANMGGVSRRAALIDSIRKENPNVLLLDAGDIFQGTPYFNYYGGELEFKLMSMMKYDASTIGNHDFDNGVDGLYAQMPHAKFEFISSNYDFKNTAMDGLVKPYKIFNKDGIKIGVFGLGIQLEGLVDKLMYKETVYNDPVETAHDMVRILKKEQKCDLVICLSHLGYKYRDDATRMCDLKLAEQTQDIDLIIGGHTHTFLDKPTIVKNKSGEDVLVNQVGCYGINVGRIDFYLDKNKTKSSQGKSITV from the coding sequence ATGAAAAGAAGAGATTTTATTGAAAAAACCGCTGCCAGCACAGCATTATTGAGTTTGGGTTTATCTATGAGTAGCTTTACTTCTCCTGATGTTAAGCATATAACTATATTACACACCAATGATGTACATAGCCATATTGACCCTTTTCCTGCCGATGATCCTCGCAATGCTAATATGGGTGGAGTATCAAGACGTGCCGCTTTAATTGATTCAATCCGTAAAGAAAATCCAAATGTTCTTTTATTGGACGCTGGTGATATTTTTCAAGGAACTCCTTACTTTAACTATTATGGTGGAGAATTAGAGTTTAAACTGATGAGCATGATGAAATATGACGCTTCTACAATTGGTAATCATGATTTTGATAACGGTGTAGATGGTTTATATGCACAAATGCCTCATGCCAAATTTGAATTTATCTCTTCTAACTACGATTTTAAAAACACTGCAATGGACGGTCTTGTAAAACCGTACAAAATTTTCAACAAAGACGGTATTAAAATAGGTGTTTTTGGTCTTGGAATACAACTTGAAGGTTTAGTAGATAAACTTATGTATAAAGAAACTGTTTATAATGACCCTGTCGAAACTGCACACGACATGGTTAGAATCCTTAAAAAAGAACAGAAATGTGATTTAGTAATTTGCTTATCGCATTTGGGATACAAATACCGTGATGACGCTACTAGAATGTGTGATTTAAAATTGGCGGAGCAAACTCAAGATATTGATTTAATTATTGGTGGACACACACATACTTTTCTTGATAAACCAACTATTGTAAAAAATAAATCCGGTGAGGATGTTTTAGTTAATCAAGTTGGATGTTATGGAATTAACGTAGGTAGAATCGACTTTTACCTAGATAAGAATAAAACAAAATCATCACAAGGAAAATCAATTACAGTCTAA
- a CDS encoding 5'-nucleotidase C-terminal domain-containing protein → MVKLKKYNGFLKLFVIFLTFFIGVSCSKQTYQVSKIEGKLIPITSTENQTPEIENFIKPYREHINKNLDSVLSYCPETLDKSSGKLQTTIGSLMADACLQRGNLIFKTREKKDIDICFLNHGGIRAILPKGDVTSRTAFEIMPFENSLVVMALKGEQILELANYFIAEKKPHPISGMTFTITKNNTPANILIQGKPIEKDKIYYVATNDYLANGGDSMNFFKKGVQKYDLNYKLRDILIDYFKSVNPIPVPRDIRVTQE, encoded by the coding sequence ATGGTAAAACTAAAAAAGTATAACGGATTTTTAAAACTTTTTGTTATATTCTTAACATTTTTTATAGGAGTTTCTTGTAGCAAACAAACTTACCAAGTTTCTAAAATTGAAGGTAAGCTAATTCCTATTACAAGTACTGAAAATCAAACTCCTGAAATAGAGAATTTCATTAAACCTTACAGGGAGCACATTAACAAAAACCTGGATAGTGTTCTTTCTTATTGTCCTGAAACATTGGACAAAAGCTCTGGGAAATTACAAACAACTATTGGTAGCTTAATGGCTGACGCTTGTTTACAAAGAGGTAATTTAATTTTTAAAACCAGAGAGAAAAAAGATATTGACATTTGTTTCCTAAATCATGGTGGTATACGAGCAATACTTCCTAAAGGGGATGTCACTTCTAGAACTGCTTTTGAAATTATGCCTTTTGAAAATAGCCTTGTTGTTATGGCTTTAAAAGGAGAACAAATTTTAGAATTAGCTAATTATTTTATTGCTGAGAAAAAGCCACATCCTATTTCTGGAATGACTTTTACAATTACTAAAAATAACACTCCAGCAAACATTTTGATTCAGGGAAAACCAATCGAAAAAGATAAAATCTATTATGTTGCTACAAATGATTATTTAGCAAATGGTGGAGATAGTATGAACTTCTTTAAAAAAGGTGTTCAGAAATATGATTTAAATTATAAATTACGAGACATCCTTATTGATTATTTTAAATCTGTTAATCCAATTCCGGTACCTAGAGATATCCGAGTTACACAAGAATAA
- the dapA gene encoding 4-hydroxy-tetrahydrodipicolinate synthase yields the protein MQSLIGTGVALVTPFKEDFSIDIEALQRIVNFSVDGGVEYLVVMGTTAENATLTEAEKELVISTVVTTNKGRLPLVLGVGGNNTMQVVQELKTRDLSAFEAILSVSPYYNRPTQEGIYQHFKAVAEASPIPVILYNVPGRTSSNMLPATVIRLANDFSNVVAIKEAAGDLVQAMQLLKNKPTDFLVISGDDMIALPIILAGGSGVISVIGQGFPKEFSEMIRLGLNRKVNEAFKTQYFLSDCIDMIFEQGNPAGIKQVFKSLGIAENVVRLPLVPADESLANRIDDFVKKSIK from the coding sequence ATGCAATCATTAATAGGTACAGGCGTTGCACTAGTAACTCCTTTTAAAGAAGATTTTTCAATTGATATAGAAGCGTTGCAAAGAATAGTTAATTTTTCTGTAGATGGAGGAGTTGAATATCTTGTAGTTATGGGAACGACTGCCGAGAATGCAACATTAACTGAAGCTGAAAAGGAGCTTGTTATTTCGACAGTTGTTACTACAAATAAAGGAAGATTACCTTTAGTGTTGGGAGTTGGAGGAAATAACACAATGCAAGTTGTGCAAGAATTAAAAACAAGAGATTTATCAGCATTTGAGGCTATATTGTCAGTGTCACCTTATTATAATAGACCTACACAAGAGGGGATTTATCAACATTTTAAAGCTGTTGCAGAAGCCTCTCCGATACCAGTAATTCTATATAATGTTCCAGGAAGAACATCAAGTAATATGTTACCAGCAACAGTAATACGTTTGGCAAATGATTTTTCAAATGTAGTTGCTATAAAAGAAGCGGCAGGTGATTTGGTTCAAGCAATGCAGTTGCTTAAAAATAAACCAACTGATTTTCTCGTTATATCAGGAGATGATATGATTGCATTGCCTATAATTTTGGCTGGAGGTTCAGGCGTAATATCAGTTATTGGACAAGGTTTTCCTAAAGAATTTTCTGAAATGATTCGTTTGGGATTGAATAGAAAAGTAAATGAAGCATTCAAAACACAATACTTTTTATCAGATTGTATTGATATGATTTTTGAACAAGGTAATCCAGCTGGAATAAAACAGGTATTCAAATCGCTTGGTATTGCTGAGAATGTAGTAAGATTACCGCTTGTACCAGCCGATGAGTCGCTTGCAAATCGTATTGATGATTTTGTTAAAAAAAGCATTAAATAA
- a CDS encoding outer membrane protein assembly factor BamD, producing the protein MKKIISVLFVVVLFCSCSDYQKALKNEDVAAKFEVATKMYEAGKYAKAIRLFEQLATSYRGKPQAEKLFYMFSQSYYKTKQYYLAGYQFESFASGYPRSEKVEEAAFLGAKSYSMLSPVYSLDQTDTNKAIDKLQAFIDNYPNSEYLAEANASLKVLTNKLEKKAYENAKGYNTISDFKSAIVAFDNFIGDYPGTEFKEDALYYKFDSAYQLAVNSVSAKMEDRLKVAKTAYMNLMKYKSDTHYKVKADEMNERVEKELQNFTK; encoded by the coding sequence ATGAAAAAAATAATATCTGTATTGTTTGTCGTTGTTCTTTTTTGTTCATGTAGTGATTATCAAAAAGCACTAAAAAATGAAGATGTAGCAGCAAAATTCGAAGTGGCAACAAAAATGTATGAAGCTGGAAAGTATGCTAAAGCAATTCGTTTGTTTGAGCAACTAGCAACATCATACAGAGGAAAACCTCAGGCAGAGAAATTGTTTTATATGTTTTCACAATCATATTATAAAACAAAACAGTATTATTTGGCAGGCTACCAATTTGAAAGTTTTGCTTCTGGTTATCCAAGAAGTGAAAAAGTAGAAGAGGCAGCTTTTTTGGGGGCAAAAAGTTATTCGATGTTGTCGCCTGTTTATAGTTTAGATCAAACAGATACTAATAAAGCAATAGATAAATTACAAGCTTTTATAGATAATTATCCAAATTCAGAATATTTAGCAGAGGCAAATGCAAGTCTTAAGGTGCTAACTAATAAATTGGAGAAAAAAGCATATGAAAATGCAAAAGGATATAATACTATTTCAGATTTTAAATCGGCAATAGTAGCATTTGATAACTTTATTGGAGATTATCCAGGAACAGAATTCAAAGAAGATGCATTGTATTATAAATTCGATTCTGCATATCAGTTGGCAGTAAATAGTGTTTCTGCAAAAATGGAAGACCGTTTAAAAGTAGCTAAAACTGCTTATATGAATTTAATGAAATACAAAAGTGATACTCATTACAAGGTGAAAGCTGACGAGATGAATGAGAGAGTTGAGAAAGAGTTACAAAATTTTACTAAATAA
- a CDS encoding DNA-directed RNA polymerase subunit omega, whose amino-acid sequence MDLKKTNAPVNTITYNKTTIEEPTGNVYEAITIMAKRANQINSEIKKELTEKLEEFATYNDSLEEVFENKEQIEVSKFYEKLPKPHALAVQEWLDGKTYHRNSNK is encoded by the coding sequence ATGGATTTAAAAAAGACGAATGCTCCAGTAAATACAATTACCTACAATAAAACTACTATTGAAGAGCCTACAGGTAATGTGTATGAAGCGATAACTATTATGGCAAAAAGAGCTAATCAAATTAATTCTGAAATTAAAAAGGAATTGACTGAAAAGTTAGAAGAATTTGCTACGTATAATGATAGTCTTGAAGAGGTTTTTGAAAACAAAGAACAAATTGAGGTTTCTAAGTTTTACGAAAAATTGCCTAAGCCACACGCTTTAGCAGTTCAAGAATGGTTAGACGGTAAAACATACCACAGAAATTCAAATAAATAA
- the coaBC gene encoding bifunctional phosphopantothenoylcysteine decarboxylase/phosphopantothenate--cysteine ligase CoaBC produces MSVLNGKKILLGVSGGIAAYKTASLVRLFIKAGAEIQVIMTPASKDFVTPLTLSTLSKNPVHSTFFNQEDENEKWNNHVELGLWADLMVIAPATANTMSKMVNGTCDNLLIATYLSAKCPVYFAPAMDLDMYIHPSTLSSFSLLKQFGNTIIPAESGELASGLTGEGRMAEPENIVAFLEADLESKLPLKGKKFLITAGPTYEAIDPVRFIGNHSSGKMGFDIASEAANLGASVILVAGPTNCKVTNASVKVVSVTSAQEMYDACHVYYSDVDVAIAAAAVADYRPKTVASQKIKKAPENFTIELEKTKDILFSLGEIKKKQFLIGFALETENEIDNAKLKIQKKNLDLIVLNSLQDKGAGFGGQTNKVTFIDRLFTIEPMELKSKEAVATDILNKVIKHFYE; encoded by the coding sequence ATGTCAGTTTTAAACGGTAAGAAAATTTTACTAGGAGTCTCTGGTGGAATTGCAGCCTATAAAACAGCATCATTAGTACGACTCTTTATAAAAGCAGGTGCCGAGATTCAAGTAATCATGACACCTGCTTCTAAGGATTTTGTAACGCCACTTACGTTATCGACCTTGTCAAAAAATCCTGTACATTCAACTTTTTTTAATCAAGAAGATGAGAATGAAAAATGGAACAATCATGTCGAATTAGGTCTTTGGGCCGATTTGATGGTAATTGCTCCGGCTACCGCAAATACAATGTCCAAAATGGTAAATGGTACTTGTGATAATCTATTGATTGCAACTTATTTATCGGCTAAGTGTCCAGTTTACTTTGCACCAGCAATGGATTTGGATATGTATATACATCCTTCTACTTTATCGAGTTTTTCGTTGTTAAAGCAGTTTGGTAATACTATTATTCCTGCTGAGAGTGGGGAGTTAGCCAGTGGGTTGACAGGTGAAGGTCGTATGGCAGAACCAGAAAATATCGTTGCGTTTTTAGAAGCTGATTTAGAAAGTAAATTACCACTTAAGGGTAAAAAGTTTTTAATTACAGCTGGTCCTACTTATGAAGCAATAGATCCTGTTCGTTTTATAGGGAATCATTCTTCTGGTAAAATGGGATTTGATATTGCCTCAGAGGCTGCAAACTTAGGAGCTTCGGTAATACTTGTTGCTGGACCTACAAATTGTAAAGTAACAAACGCATCTGTAAAAGTAGTTTCGGTAACATCGGCACAAGAAATGTATGATGCATGTCATGTGTATTATTCAGATGTTGATGTGGCAATTGCAGCAGCCGCGGTTGCAGATTACAGGCCTAAAACAGTAGCGTCTCAAAAAATAAAAAAAGCTCCAGAAAATTTCACGATTGAGCTAGAGAAAACAAAAGACATCTTGTTTTCGTTGGGTGAAATAAAGAAAAAACAGTTTTTAATTGGTTTTGCTTTAGAGACTGAAAATGAAATTGATAATGCAAAGCTGAAAATTCAGAAAAAAAACTTAGATTTGATAGTTCTAAATTCTTTACAGGATAAAGGAGCTGGTTTTGGTGGGCAGACTAATAAAGTAACCTTTATTGATAGGCTTTTTACTATTGAACCAATGGAATTAAAGTCTAAAGAAGCAGTTGCAACTGATATTTTAAATAAAGTGATAAAGCATTTTTATGAATAA
- a CDS encoding DUF4835 family protein, producing MNKILTFLLFLSFGLIQAQQLNCTVTVNSQMLPNANQQVFKTLQTALSEFVNNTDWTGSSLKQNEKINCSMYLTITSNTSDQFSGTIQIQSSRLIYNSTYSSPVLNFNDKDLSFRYTEFENLLYNPNVFESNLVSIMTFYSYMILGMDADTFMPALGTPFFETAQNIANVAQQGGFKGWSQADGVQNRYFLINDMLAPTYSDLRQCVYGYHVGLDVMNQDLKAAKEKIKASLMLLGKLNAIKPNAFLTRVFFDAKSDEIVSIFSGGPSVSITDLVENLNRVSPMNSTKWGQIKY from the coding sequence ATGAATAAAATACTTACCTTTTTGTTGTTTTTATCTTTTGGTCTTATACAGGCACAACAGTTAAATTGTACTGTAACAGTAAATTCACAAATGCTTCCAAATGCAAATCAACAAGTTTTTAAAACGTTACAGACAGCGTTGAGTGAATTTGTTAATAATACTGATTGGACAGGGAGTTCACTAAAACAAAATGAAAAAATTAACTGTTCGATGTATTTAACTATTACGTCTAATACTTCAGATCAGTTTTCAGGCACCATACAAATACAGTCTTCGAGATTAATTTATAATTCGACTTACTCATCTCCAGTTTTAAATTTTAACGATAAAGATTTGAGTTTTAGATATACCGAATTTGAAAATTTATTGTACAATCCAAATGTTTTTGAGTCGAATCTAGTATCTATAATGACATTTTATAGTTATATGATCTTAGGAATGGATGCAGATACTTTTATGCCAGCCTTAGGGACCCCATTTTTTGAAACAGCTCAAAATATAGCAAATGTTGCTCAACAAGGTGGTTTTAAAGGATGGAGTCAAGCAGATGGAGTACAAAATCGTTATTTCTTGATTAATGATATGCTTGCGCCAACATACAGTGATTTAAGACAATGTGTTTATGGATATCATGTAGGTTTAGATGTGATGAATCAAGATTTAAAAGCGGCTAAAGAAAAAATTAAAGCTTCGTTAATGCTTTTAGGGAAATTAAATGCAATAAAGCCAAATGCTTTTTTAACAAGAGTATTTTTTGATGCTAAATCAGATGAGATTGTATCTATATTTTCAGGAGGACCTAGTGTTTCTATAACAGATTTAGTGGAGAATTTAAACAGAGTTTCGCCTATGAACTCTACTAAATGGGGACAGATTAAATATTAA